Genomic window (Indicator indicator isolate 239-I01 chromosome 13, UM_Iind_1.1, whole genome shotgun sequence):
GCACAGCACAACCTTTGCCATTAAATTCATGAAAGCAAAGTGAAGCTTCAAAGAAGGGGCTTTTATAAACATATTAAGCAGCCCTGATGTTCAGAGATTACCCATGGGATCACCCATGATTCCCTGACTTCAGAAATAAACAAGCACCACCTCTATGCATGCAGCAAGTCTCAGGTGTAGACATTCCTGCAGAATTCTGGCTTTAGGTCATAGTATCTAGGCATATGCTTACAAATTTTGCAGACTGACATCAGCATTTGTAATCTGCTGTTAAAAATCCCTtccctaaaaaaaaccctgaacacttaattgctgtgaaggtgctagtaatctttctctttcagaaaactTGTCTCCCTCAGACATGAAATGTGGCTGGCTAATTATGGCACACTCAGCATAAATTAATAGCATAAGTGAAAGTCTTTATTCTTACAGAAGGCAATATATAAGTGCCATATAATAAATGAAGATTAATTCTCATTTAGAAGAGTCTCAAATTATCAACAGAATATAATACCACAACATGATGGTAGAACTTTGTGGAAATACCTACTCCTGAATATGCTGGCTTCAATAACGAGGTAGGGTCCTCACAACTGTAAAGAGGATATTGAAgctgaatttaatttttttcctgtatgctAAGTCTTGAGCAACATGAAAAAGTCACTTTATTTCTGAATTAATACCAATTTGTGATATCGACACCACCACAGCAACTAGATTTAATACTGTATCCAAAATTAACTGTTGaaatgacaggctgagggagctggggttgttcagcctggagaagagaaggctctggggagacctaatcaccaccttccagtacctgaagcggctctgaaagaaggctgcagagggactgggtATGAAGGActacagtgacaggacaaggggcaatggtcttAAATTACAGTAGAtgtagattggatattaggaaaaagttctttacaatgagagtgttCGAGCACTGCCACCGGTTGCCCAGACAGgcagttgagaccccatccctgaagacattcaaggtgaagcttgatGGAgttctgggtgacctgatctagttgaggatatccctgctcactgcaggggagttgacCATTGGAGGATTCTTCCAACCtaggtgattctatgaaatgtctAAATATACTTAAAAAGCGCAAAAGCTTAAGAACCAAGTATAAGGTGGTGGTGCGTATTTTACCTCCAAATGGCTTCATAAATAGCTGTTCACCTCTCTAAAAGTAGCTGCATATACTTACACATATACCGTTGACATTCAAATGCAAAAAGCGTATGAAGACcaaagttttattttgctttggacACAAATGCATGCATAACACCCAAAAGCAATTTTGTAAAGTTCTGTCCATGTTTTTGTATGTATTTGCAGTGTTTAATACAACCTATGAGCTATGCAAACTGACCTGCCAAATCGCCCAAAACCTCCAGGAGAGAATAAAAGCATCATATCATTCTCACCTGCACCATTTAATATTGACGTGCTCTCAATGTTACCTCTCACTGGAAGCATGTTTAGGAAGAACTTCAGCGACTACCAGGCACCAAAGAGATGAAATTAGAGAGAAACCAAGGGAGGCTTGCTTTGATAACCTGCAGCTTCTACAGGCCCTAGACGCTACCATCCCCACTGCGCGGGCAGGTGCCACGGTGATCCCGCCCCACTACTCCCGGACCGCGGCGGCTCTTACCGTTAAAGAAGTCGGCGTGCACCGCTTTCTCGTTGGCAGCCAGGTCCATCAGCAGCCCCGTGCTTCCCCCTGCCTGGGAAAGCAGGCACTGAGCATCACCGGGCCGCGGTCGGGCAGCATGGCCCCGCCACCACCCAGGAGCCCCACCACCCTCATCCATCCTCACAGGCAGCTCCTCTCAACATCCCCTCACCTCATCAAGATCCACGTAGGGACCAGCTCCCTCAGGGAACATCTCGTCCACCGCCGGCTTCATGGCGGAAGTGCCGCGCGTCCCCCACCACAACGCCCCTTCCGGGCGCGCGGCGCCTGCTTCCGCTGCGGGGCTGCGCTGCGGCCGCGCGGCAGTCTCGCGTGTCGCTGGGTGCGTGCAGCCGGCAGCGGCGGGGGCTGAAGTCGGGAAGATGGCGCCGAGGTAGCCAGCCAATGGGCTGCAAGGAGCGCGATTTCTCTGTAAAGGCTGTGACTATGAATTGTGCTGGTGGTCCTTCTGATGTCGGAAGGATAGATTTACAATCTTTTAAAGCTGAATAAACTGGTCTGAGACCAGGATAACAAGAATGGAAGGAACCTGAGACCAAAACGTTGAGATGTACCCTACATAATGTGTGGTGATCTCATGCTAAACCCCACAGCTCCAGGAGGAtaatttaaatgcaaatgtAGGACCACTGTAGTATAATGAATTAGGCAACTGATAGAGCATGGGTACAAAGATTTGTGTGATACAAAGTCATGTAACCAATCATATATGATTTCTTATTTATGCTACATATAAATTGTTGCTTTTTGAGATAACAGAGTGCTGGATTTGTTTCTGCAGAACTGAAATTAAGCAAATGTCTGAACTCTGTGTCAATTGGCTTTGCACACTGGATAAAAGACCCTTTTTTGGAACTACTCTTCCAGTCACCTGTCCTGGTGGACACCACTGAAACTGAGCGGACTGGTATTTAACTGCTATGCACACAGAACGAGCAGGTTCTTGAGTCGGGGCTGCAAGCGTTGTATAAAAAAACCTCTCAGAACCATGTGACAGAATCAAGAAATTTATTGATTTCATGTGAAAGCGTAAattgtaaaaaaggaaaaggctaATTTAAAGCATGAGATGCTGCATGTGACTGCTATGAGTATTAATAAGTGGCTGAGAGGCAGTTCAGGGGCATTTGCTGGTAGCCATGTATTCACTTAAACATCTTAGAAACACTcgactgttttggttggaaaagacctttaagatcatcaaatccaaccattaacccaacactgccaagacACCAACTTCGGAAAAAATGAGTGAAGCAGTTAGTGCTCATGGCTGGGCATATGATAGCCAAGGTGGCTCCCAAAAGGGAACTGGGCAAAGAGGGCTGTGGCCATTTCATTGATTCTGTTGTAGTCTCCCAGGGTTCGGAAATACTCCACGTAGGACCAGAAGTCACTGGATGAGAAGGGCCAGTACGGCAAGGCTACAGGTTCCCGGTAGAGAgctaaaagaaaccaaacagaatATTGCAGATTGCTGTAATACAAAGCAGTTTTGCTGAAAGCTTGGATCCGGGAGCCAGCATGGTTTGGGGTTAGATTCCTTTGGGATCTCTGACaggagaggggcaagaagaGCCATTGACCCCTCTCCATGCCATGCTCTGCAGAAGAGTCCCTGTTCTGATTGCACCAGAAATGGCAGAGTGGGACAGGATGAAGAGCTTTAATACCTAGAAGGTTGCTGGTTGTTTATAAGCAAGAAGCAATTGCAATCCATTTTTCCTCATTCCACACCATTTCCTGTGCCCAGTgtaaaaatatatgtaataaGGCACCATCATCTACACTGTGCCCCTGCAAGCCACCAGCTCTGCATACAGGTTCCTTTCAGTAGAGCCAAGGGGAAAGGGCCATGCAGTTGCTCCTCTGCCATCTCAGCACAAAGACAGCTGAGTACAGCAGAAGCTGGGTGTGCAGGATCCACCCTGGGCTCCTGGGGCCTGGATTCATGCTGCCCTAACATGGCCTCGAACTGCAGAGTTGTAACTCatctcagcaggctgcagaaaacaagctaagaaaacagagaggaaagacATTGCCTCTGGGAAGACTGCTGCTGTATTTGTGCCCACTCTAGGAATATCTGAGAAAACATGAAATACTCATTGAAACAAGAGTTAAAAgtcaggagaaggaaaacaaaatccaggAGCCGACGATCCTTTGGCCAAAATCTGGGCAAACATAGAAGCATATATAAAATGTAAACTGAGACAACATAGTCACAAATGTCTTTCTGTGCAGTAAAAACTAAAGCTAGTATTTTCATTTGATTGAAAGCCCTTTAAATAAATGGGAGCAATTTCACTCACCAGACTCGTCTTGATACCAGGGTCTTTAGTGGGAATTAAGAGCCTTCAGCAATCCTATTGTCAGACCTTAATTTCACAGAGTAAAGTTTGTAGTGCAGGCACAGATGGCACATAACAAACTAAATGAACCAGCCAAATGCTGTCTGCAGAGAGGAACTCACTGTTTATACCAGCTGACCTTAGATTCACTTTGCAGTCTGATGCTTGGCCCAGTGTGAAAGAAAACCATAATTGTTGGTAATGAGAGCAACAGGATGCTGTCTGAACaaggttttattttcagattgACACACACTCTCCTGACTCTCTAAGAGGTTGCTGCAAAAGTATTTGCTGTCTACAAATATAATAGGGCCCATAAAAGAGTGAAAACACAGAAGATACATTCAAAAGATTTTAGAGCCATAAGGAAATACAGTGGAGCATAGGAAAAAGTGTTTTGCATTTAAAGTAATCTTATTAGCCCTtattccatatatatatatttctaatTTCCATATCTGTTACAATACTCTCTCTGCATATTTGTATCTGTGCACTTGGGATGCTGAGGGCTGTCCTGCTTAATATACCAACTGAGACATACAGCAGCAATTACAGTACCTTGTTATTGCAGATAGTTCTGTGCAACTTTGTGCTCAGAAAGAATGCTTTCTGAAAACAGCAAAGAGAGGTTAGCTGGTATCACCCTCAGTAAGCCAGTGTAAACATCATTAGgatgttgagggtttttttaatcaaaggCAAAATCTAATCCAATCGACTAATCACACAAAAGTGACACGAACCAGAGGGTAGCTATGCCAAGGGATTTATTCCAACGTGTCTTTAATTGGATTTGTGGCAATTTGTAAATTTTATGCTTTTTGTCATGGAATTCAGTATTTCTTGCCAATAACCAGGTGCAGATATAGTATTACTGCTTGGGACGGACAAAATTCTGTCTGTTCATAAGTCTGGTGCTTCCCAGTCACAATTTGTGctacaaaataaattatttgacCATaactcctttttgttttcagactgCAAGTGTATTAGCTCTGTTGCTAGACATTCATATGTCAGCTTTTAAGAAATGTTAAAGGCAATTCTAAAAACTCACTCTTCTTTCTCCACCAGAGCTTGACAAAAGCACTTTCACAGCCCACTGAGGTTAGTACACTTTCCTGCCAAAGCCACTGCTGGGGTTCAGGCCTGGGAGTTACAAATGACTCTTCTAATTGTTAGTGAATcaaagggaaggaaagcaaatgaagaatTACCATCTCCATCCCGGATTGATCGGGCATCTGTAAATAAAGAGGAAACTCATCAGTACCAGCTCCTGCACAGAAATACTTGCTGTTAATAAAACTTTCTGTCTAGCCCTAAGCTGACAAGTTCTTTAATGCACACGTAGAGCCCGCTGTACAGCCTCTTGAACAGCTGAATAAGGAATTCCCCATTTACAGTCACTCAGTGCTACAAACCAAATACTCTTAACTAAGTGGCAGAGCAGTTGTGATTAATACATGAACAGTATCTGATATGAAAGAGAAGATACTGTATTAGTAACAAAATATTTCTCGCTGattgaaaaaataaacagtaaATTCAGCAGTTATCTTACCTGTTAGTATATTCATCAgcatacagaagaaaaataagccAATAAATGTCATCTTTTCTGCAAGATAATGCTCGTCTTTCTGAAAAATAATCTGTACAGCCTGAGGATTATTACAAGAGATCAATAATTATGCAGTCTATTATTTCTTCTTATTATATGTTCCAAATCAGATTCTAATTACTAGATTAGGCATAACAAGATCCAATTACATTACCTTGCATTTTCTGAACTGCAACACAGAATATTAAAAGAACCACAAGTCCTGAAGTGTGTACTGATACTTAATTTTTGAGTGGCATAAATCTAAGAGGCTCCTCTGAACCGACATGAAATTAAGtgtctctggagatgttttattttgtggttAATTTAATGTCACTGCAGAAAttacctttctccttttcttcttcttcagtaGTAAAGGTCCGTAGCTCCAAGACAGCTACAGAACGCTGAAAGGATTTCTATTGCTGTAAAACAGCAGTGCTGTTTAAGGAAGggtgggaggaaaagaagagataCGTCACTGAGTTACTACACCAATCCGATCTTGTCTCCTCCAGGTAGAATTACTTGTAACTACTCACATTTGTGTTGTATTTCAGCACTGTCCATGGAAGAGACAGGGGCCATTTTTGAGAGGAAATCAGAATCAGCTTTGGATATACCACTTTTGTATTttgaagacagagagagaaaatccaCAAGCAAATTCAGTGACATTACCTTTGCTACCctcctgattttctttctttttgcctcTTGGAAAACTAGATTTTAAGAAGCATCATTTGAGAAAATTGCTAAGAGGatattgagcttctcctccagctgagtCACGAAACCCACAAACACCTGACACTGATTTATGTCCTGATGTTGGATCCTTAAAATATAGGCACCAAGTGCCCACTGAAATCAATTTGCCTATATTAAGCAAATAAGTGGGTCCCCAGGTATCTGAGGCATGCTGATGGTGCAGGTACTGCAGCCTCCAAAGAGGGTCAATGTGATACATTGAAATGCATTTTCACATTACACTGGTTGGCTGGAAAGATTCCCAATGTCAAGCAGGTGCCTTGGGCTCCAGTCTGTGCAGGTTGTCAAATGGATCCAGTACTTTTTGAAGTCAGGAGTGGGAATACAGTTTAGAGAATATTTAGCTGATGTGTGTATCCTTAGCACAAAACTCCTGATAGCAGCAGGTGTGGTCAGAGGCTAAGGTGTAGCAGAAAGTGCAACTGATGGGGAGATGTGGAGATTTCCATGCCCCTTGACAAGGTGGCCATTCAGGTCGTGTTGCCAAACCTGGCAGCTGTTTCCAGATGGCTCTGATCTGGAAAGGAGCTACTGAAATTCCCATGCAGAACTCACTGCTCACTTTCATGGTGTGATGATCTGATTGTAGGGCTGATGATCTGATCTCTCTTGACTAGGAGTTTTCAGTTGCCTTTGTAGTCTACAAAATCATAAATTATCTTGATTCTAGACACCTACATTTCCTAACCACATATGTAGGTCCTAACATCGGGTCTTTTGCTCTAACACATCCACTTGTCTGCCACAGAAGCATCACGTAGGGCAAGTCTGTGTACTCTGCAAAGTCCTGGAGCAGAGTGACCCAGGTGAGTGGCCTTGCAGGaggccccagctctgctggagtttATTTCTATCTACACATGGAGTTAGATAGTCCTGCCAAAAAATAATTAGATATTctgagcaaggaaaagaaacagtgcTTTGTAGCACACTGAGCTGTGCCAACTCATGTGGAGACTGCAAGGAAAAATATTATGAAAGCAGAATCTATTGCATCTTTGAAAGGCCTTAGTCCTCCTGTTTAATATTTTCTAGGCCTGCAGGAAGGGGTCACTTCATCAGCTACGTACCACCagcacctctgccctgctcacctgggtcacagcagctgctggtgggagaAGGCATTTCCCTCAGCACAGCCGAGTGACCACCATCACAGCCAGTcagtcccagcagcaggacGGCAAtattggtggtttttttcccttgagcaagcaaggaaaaagaaatggttCTTGATAGACATTAACTGCTGCCAGAACTATTCTTTGGAGGAATCAGAAACCCAACTTTATCCAATGTGAAGAAATGTATACAATGCTTTAGTAGCCACCCACGTCTAAGAACAAAGTAGACAGAGTGAATTTCACTTGGGTTTCATTTTAAGCCCTGTATTTTAAGCACTGTTGTTCATGTTAGTTCAATTGACCTGGACACTTTTATATTTGTGATGGAGTAATTAGAGTCTAAAGATAAAATTCTCTCTGgtttcctgctccctgctcctgtgaTCCTCTACAACTGGCGAGTACAGAGTATCTCTGTGCCAAAGTCTTACAAACAACCTGTGTGGCAGTTTGCAGATAATATGCCAATAAACGGGTACATCGTAATCTTATTTTGCAGCTGCAATTCATACATATTCTTTGGGATTAATACCacagtattttgcttttaacAGTATTAACTGTATGTCAGATCAGTTAGACAAGAGGATGTAATTTATCTGCATCTTCAGTGGAAGTTTCATGAAGTCCCTCCTAAAGAGGCCATTAAAATAACACAGAACTAAGAATAAGAAGATCCTGTCACAAGCTAAGCAATAGGAGGCAtacacaggagagaaaaaaaaacttttacaTGAGCTTTCCACTGCTTAACCTCTGGATACTTCTAGGTAAGGGACAAAATTCCTCCCAGGAGGTTCAACAGTGTTCTGCCTGGAAGCGAGGGGGAATATGGTGTCACACTTTTACTTATGACCAACTGACTTAGAAACCCTCCCAAGTGAGAAAAATgtaaatggggagattcaggaaAAGAGCTATCTAACCAAGCAAAACTCAGCAAAACCTGACCTCTTGAAAACACATTGCTAGCTCTGAAATGCTCAAGAGGATCTGTGACTCCTGGCTTACATGGTGATGGATTAGCCTCCCAGAAATAAGATCTGGACATTGTGACAGGCAGCACTCTGCTCAGTTTGGTATCGAGGTTAGTTGTGTTCACTCTGTCTCTGCAATGAAACTAAAAACGCTATACTGAGTTAAGTCAGTGGCATGTCCTCTACATGATTACTGCTCTCTGGTGGGAATTTATAATttacaaagtttaaaaaaaaaatctagaaaagCTCTATGAGAAAGATAAGCCTGATTTTGCGAAGATCtggaaaatacataaatatagcAAATTATTCCATTCCACTCCAATTCACTCCAGAGCTGAAGAGGGTCTATAgcaacaaagcagagcagactgtGCCTTTTTCATGTACAAATTTGCAGTTTAGGGAAAACTACATGTCACAGCAACAAGCAAGGCAAAGAATAGTTTACCACACCCAAACCGTatctcttctccattgcacaggcaaggtaaaagagaaaaattctctctgtgaagttattaccaaaaaaaaagaaggaactaAAAAGATCTTTTAGAAAAATAACTTGAATTGGCAAAAGACACAAAGAATAATAATGAAGTTACTGTCTCAATAAAAAAGGATAGATGAGGTACATGGCTACTTAAGCGGCATCACTTCTACAAAGAAGGAGAATCTGCATCAGAGAAGTGATAGGAGCCAGGACAGTTTTCTCTGAACTGAACTGGTGAAATGAACCATCAAGTACAGCCACAGCTTAGTGAACATACATTGCACCTACAAAACCTCCACCACAACCATAGATTGTCAAGCCAATATTGTATTCAATACAGGGAAGACTCTCAGTGTGAAAGAGCAGAACCTGGCTTGCCTTGTTTGACAGAGCTGGGATTGACTGCACAAGTCCAAGAGTTTGCTCAAGGATGCCTTGACTAAAGCCCCACAACAGACTTCCTCCCCAGGGGGCTGGTAAAATCcaataaagaacaaaaagacAATCTACCTACTTGCCAGCAATCTTCTGTCTCTCAAAGGAAGCAAGCAGTTCATATTTCATCTGACAATCTACCCACCTCATCTTTGTGCCCATCTGTaatgctcagctctgcttctccttcttaAGTAAGCAAAGCAGCCCAGAGTTTGTGCAAGATGAGAATGTGTATGTTTAAGCTGACTAAAAGTTGTCACAGGCATTTGGAAGAACTGGCCAGATCCCAACCATGTCACACTACAGACAATGCCCTTAATACCTTCCTTGAACTTTGTTCATCTCTGAACTGGGCAGACAATTGGACTAGGTGGTGATTGTAGGTCTCTTCTAACTGaactcttctccttctttcctctccttctttctcctctccttgctgAAGTAGGATGTGCTCTTGAACCAAATGCTTGCAGATCTTCTGGAGGTGAGCAGTACCTGCTCATTTCTGcatggaggttttttttctctttgtactGATTTTTAGAATTTCCTGAGCTGTTCCCTTGGACAAACATACTAAACCAAAAGAGTCTGAGAACAATAATCCTTCAGAGAGAAGGTCCATCTGGCCCAATATTCTGTCTCCACTCCACAGTGGACAACCATAAATGTTTTAAGGAGAACATATAAACAAAGAAGGTCTACTTTTGCCGGGGTCCTGACATGCTCATAGGTctcagtggctgagagcagcctctCCTGGGacccccacacccaccaccTACTGCTAAGGGCCCAGGGGATATGTCTCAGATCAGCC
Coding sequences:
- the COPS9 gene encoding COP9 signalosome complex subunit 9, producing the protein MKPAVDEMFPEGAGPYVDLDEAGGSTGLLMDLAANEKAVHADFFNDFEDLFDDDDIQ
- the OTOS gene encoding otospiralin — protein: MTFIGLFFFCMLMNILTDARSIRDGDALYREPVALPYWPFSSSDFWSYVEYFRTLGDYNRINEMATALFAQFPFGSHLGYHMPSHEH